The following are encoded together in the Triticum dicoccoides isolate Atlit2015 ecotype Zavitan chromosome 6B, WEW_v2.0, whole genome shotgun sequence genome:
- the LOC119324261 gene encoding protein TIC 20-v, chloroplastic-like: MASAVSLLLSSPRPLHRAAPSLLSPPAPRARLPLLGPSSAAALLPRRPHGLLAPPPRANNDNSDAVGAPDRLVAAVAYLYPFLDGAHHGRFLVAQYPVFNAVLSPLGPAARLFHSSPLTPFLLFITLYFAVVRNQQAFSRFVRFNAMQAVALDVLLIVPDLLAQSFAPSGGGIGLDIFTSLENTVFLFLLVSLVYGGGACLLGITPRLPIVADAAERQVM, from the coding sequence ATGGCCTCCGCCGTCTCGCTCCTCCTCTCGTCCCCGCGCCCGCTCCACCGCGCGGCCCCGTCCCTCCTCAGCCCCCCCGCGCCCCgcgcgcgcctccccctcctcggCCCCTCTTCGGCCGCCGCGCTCCTCCCCCGCCGCCCCCACGGCCtcctcgccccgccgccgcgcgccaACAACGACAACAGCGACGCGGTGGGGGCGCCGGACCGCCTGGTGGCGGCCGTCGCCTACCTCTACCCGTTCCTCGACGGCGCGCACCACGGCCGCTTCCTCGTCGCGCAGTACCCGGTCTTCAACGCCGTGCTCAGCCCGCTCGGCCCCGCCGCGCGCCTCTTCCACTCCTCGCCGCTCACGCCCTTCCTCCTCTTCATCACCCTCTACTTCGCCGTCGTCCGCAACCAGCAGGCCTTCTCCCGCTTCGTCCGCTTCAACGCCATGCAGGCCGTCGCGCTCGACGTCCTGCTCATCGTCCCGGACCTCCTCGCGCAGTCCTTCGCGCCCTCGGGCGGCGGCATCGGGCTCGACATCTTCACCAGCCTGGAGAACACCGTCTTCCTCTTCCTGCTCGTCTCCCTCGTCTACGGCGGGGGCGCCTGCCTGCTCGGGATCACGCCGCGCCTGCCCATCGTCGCGGACGCGGCCGAGCGCCAGGTGATGTGA
- the LOC119324260 gene encoding transcription factor BIM2-like, giving the protein MELFQGEEPAHDFLSLRAGGSSAFQHGQRSGQQGLKSLEPSNGAGNAGDGAASSAPGLGEHVLPGGVGTFSIRQVPDAQRRVEAGIGREPSVSVSHGSRMEIAHEARSGIMVRSAPPTPTMWQDSSTDNKRSRGSRAEGRSSGSSADQDPSSPRSKHSATEQRRRTKINDRLDILRDLLPNCDQKRDKASFLLEVIEYIRLLQEKCQKYESGIPEQNNVDANCMPWDKVYYRSRWRNTQNISQAQGGGLSATTEDMNKEQYSSKGIASAPAASLFNTQSAREISTAPGSSQNIAENSMPTNQLPWLSMSTMNQNCDASNGLLSKHDTQMPQDDSQSLSSAYSQGLLHKLKEALQKSGVDPSQTKISVEINMDRRARANAHIHDSSKATEGKEPVHVAKRLRCD; this is encoded by the exons ATGGAGCTCTTCCAAG GGGAGGAGCCGGCCCATGATTTCCTCTCGCTCCGCGCCGGGGGCTCGTCAGCGTTCCAGCACGGGCAGCGCTCCGGCCAGCAAG GCCTGAAGTCGCTTGAACCATCTAACGGCGCAGGGAATGCCGGTGATGGCGCGGCCAGTTCAGCGCCAGGTTTGGGGGAGCATGTGCTGCCAGGCGGCGTCGGGACCTTCAGCATCAGGCAAGTGCCTGACGCTCAGCGCAGGGTAGAGGCTGGCATCGGCAGGGAACCGTCCGTTTCGGTGTCTCATGGCTCGAGAATGGAGATTGCGCATGAAGCACGGTCCGGAATTATGGTTCGTAGTGCTCCACCCACACCCACAATGTGGCAAGATTCTAGCACCGACAATAAGAGATCTAGAG GGTCGAGAGCAGAGGGGAGAAGCAGCGGCAGCAGTGCCGATCAGGATCCCAGTAGCCCGAGATCGAAGCATTCCGCTACTGAGCAGCGACGGAGGACCAAGATAAATGACAG GCTTGACATACTCCGAGACCTCCTGCCGAACTGTGATCAGAAGAGGGATAAAGCTTCTTTCCTTCTCGAG GTTATTGAATACATAAGGCTCTTGCAAGAGAAATGCCAAAAATATGAGTCAGGCATTCCTGAACAGAACAACGTCGATGCCAACTGCATGCCATGG GACAAAGTGTACTACAGATCACGTTGGAGGAACACACAG AACATCAGTCAAGCCCAAGGAGGAGGCTTATCAGCTACCACAGAGGACATGAACAAAGAGCAATACAGTTCCAAAGGCATTGCAAGTGCACCTGCCGCTTCTCTCTTCAACACACAAAGCGCAAGAGAAATCAGCACAGCCCCTGGTTCCTCCCAGAACATAGCAG AGAACAGTATGCCTACCAATCAGCTACCGTGGCTAAGTATGTCAACCATGAACCAAAACTGTGATGCAAGCAACGGACTGCTAAGCAAGCATGATACACAAATGCCGCAAGATGACAGCCAGAGTCTTTCTAGTGCTTACTCCCAAGG GTTGTTACATAAACTGAAAGAAGCTCTACAGAAGTCGGGAGTAGACCCATCTCAAACTAAAATATCCGTAGAGATCAATATGGATAGACGGGCCAGAGCCAATGCTCATATACATGACAGTTCAAAG GCTACCGAAGGCAAGGAACCTGTCCATGTTGCCAAGAGGCTCCGGTGCGACTGA